The following proteins are co-located in the Lacticaseibacillus paracasei subsp. paracasei genome:
- a CDS encoding alpha/beta hydrolase yields the protein MIKHWRKWLLLLVSVLAVTAIMLPATSWMEQNVKSARVVHNSRMQPIILIPGSSATEDRFNTLITQLNAQTTGHSLLKITVKTNGTLTYSGKIAARDTEPYIVVAFENNKDGYNNIKKQAAWFNIAFKQLAKTYNFNRFRGIGHSNGGLIFTLFLEKYYSDSDVRMTRLMTIGTPYNLEESNPDNRTQMLNDLITSRNKLPSSLTVYSIAGTENLDGDGTVPIESVEAGKYIFQNQVAHYTQITVSGDEAGHSSLPQNRQIVNLISQYMVATPNQQGIRPGQGGSGRGVGQAPGDTGQNP from the coding sequence ATGATTAAACACTGGCGAAAATGGCTGTTGTTACTGGTCAGTGTCTTGGCGGTAACGGCTATCATGCTCCCCGCTACCAGCTGGATGGAACAAAACGTTAAATCTGCTCGCGTTGTTCACAACTCCCGTATGCAACCGATTATTTTGATTCCTGGGAGTTCAGCAACAGAAGATCGGTTCAACACCTTGATCACTCAGCTAAACGCCCAAACAACGGGCCATAGTTTGCTGAAAATTACGGTGAAAACGAATGGGACACTAACTTACAGTGGCAAAATCGCAGCACGTGATACCGAGCCGTACATCGTTGTCGCATTCGAAAACAATAAAGATGGTTATAACAACATCAAGAAACAGGCGGCGTGGTTCAACATTGCCTTTAAGCAATTGGCGAAAACCTATAATTTCAATCGTTTTCGTGGTATTGGTCACAGTAATGGCGGCTTGATCTTCACCCTTTTTCTCGAAAAGTATTACAGCGATTCTGATGTGCGGATGACACGACTCATGACCATTGGAACGCCGTACAACCTTGAAGAAAGCAATCCTGACAATCGAACACAAATGCTGAACGATCTCATTACTAGCCGCAACAAGTTGCCTAGCAGCTTGACTGTCTACTCAATTGCTGGTACCGAAAATCTGGACGGCGATGGCACCGTCCCAATCGAAAGTGTGGAAGCGGGTAAATATATTTTCCAAAACCAGGTCGCGCACTACACCCAGATCACCGTTTCCGGCGACGAAGCGGGTCACAGCTCACTACCGCAAAATCGACAGATTGTGAACTTGATCAGTCAATACATGGTCGCTACACCAAACCAACAGGGCATTCGGCCAGGGC
- a CDS encoding PTS sugar transporter subunit IIC, which yields MSNLMQRLLPVLVNNSVRLRHTRIYRALQQTLAVIFPFILVGAWAQMLTQSVFSRNGFFAVIYHLDTVIPYYNQIRTILMSIQTVTLDLMAVMAAFFVAKFIARSYGKDDSLAALTSVGAFMILNLDSRRNGQSPFQMNNFGYRGLFIAIFFGLLIGWLFRFTRADLEEPTHRYTIVALVDRGLRGTWLTVVILVISVAINYSLSRISTEGFIGLFYIPFQIPASSLSHVSIRLALVTTINALMWWAGIEGPINPLTVQAGSTTSTANLNYALEHNNLFNVPNPITIGTIYHPFASFGGVGMTLALIIATLWVAKTRPLRRIAGMSLLPSLVNISSPIMIGWPVMLNPILLVPFLIAPLVNMTIAWAAIRLRLMPPSVYTIPTTTPGPLAAFLGTNGNWVSLLVAILCLAISVLIYIPFVRLAETINLESAKVGGHHD from the coding sequence ATGAGCAATCTGATGCAGAGATTGCTGCCCGTGCTCGTTAACAATAGCGTTCGGTTGCGACACACCCGCATTTATCGCGCGCTCCAACAAACCCTTGCCGTCATTTTCCCGTTTATTCTGGTCGGTGCTTGGGCTCAAATGTTGACGCAGAGTGTGTTTTCACGAAATGGCTTTTTTGCAGTCATTTATCATCTTGACACCGTCATTCCTTACTATAACCAGATCCGCACCATTTTGATGTCGATCCAAACAGTGACTCTCGATCTGATGGCGGTTATGGCGGCGTTTTTCGTTGCCAAATTTATTGCCCGATCTTATGGCAAAGATGATTCTTTGGCAGCCTTAACGAGTGTCGGGGCATTTATGATTCTTAATTTGGATTCACGACGCAATGGCCAATCACCTTTCCAAATGAATAATTTTGGTTATCGTGGTTTGTTTATTGCTATCTTTTTCGGCTTGCTTATCGGTTGGCTCTTCCGCTTCACACGTGCGGACCTCGAAGAACCAACGCATCGGTATACAATCGTTGCCTTGGTTGACCGTGGGCTGCGTGGCACCTGGCTTACTGTCGTGATCCTGGTGATCAGTGTGGCGATCAATTACAGCCTCAGCCGCATCTCGACAGAAGGTTTCATCGGTCTTTTCTACATTCCATTTCAGATACCTGCCTCCAGCCTCAGTCACGTGTCGATTCGATTGGCCTTGGTCACCACCATTAATGCCCTCATGTGGTGGGCTGGTATTGAAGGTCCGATTAATCCGTTAACAGTGCAAGCCGGTAGCACGACCAGCACTGCCAATTTGAATTATGCGCTTGAGCACAACAATTTGTTCAACGTGCCCAACCCGATCACTATTGGCACCATTTACCATCCCTTCGCGAGTTTCGGTGGCGTTGGGATGACCTTAGCCCTCATCATTGCGACACTTTGGGTTGCCAAAACCCGGCCATTACGCCGAATAGCTGGCATGTCGCTTTTGCCGAGCTTGGTCAATATCAGCTCACCAATCATGATTGGCTGGCCAGTCATGTTAAACCCTATTTTACTTGTGCCGTTCTTGATTGCACCGCTAGTTAATATGACGATTGCATGGGCAGCTATCCGCTTGCGTCTTATGCCGCCGTCAGTTTATACGATTCCAACGACAACGCCCGGACCGTTGGCAGCCTTCCTAGGCACCAATGGTAATTGGGTATCGCTTCTCGTGGCTATCCTCTGCTTAGCAATCTCGGTTCTTATCTATATCCCATTTGTGCGACTAGCAGAAACAATCAATCTTGAATCAGCAAAGGTCGGTGGTCATCATGATTAA
- a CDS encoding hydrolase — protein sequence MTNMPPNLTSKLRTDIVQAPSAIKAASGITLFGKKIRSIIYTMDVAVIANCDADAILAVYPWTPNTRILQAVATVANVPILAGIGGGLTKGLRAATIGAFAEESGAQAVVLNAPTPIETLINVNRVVDVPTIYTIVRHMDDLNARIDAGVAAFNIAGGKETANLVAEVRAAIDSKHPNFPIIASGGKTDEQITATIEAGANAVTFAAYGVTEATFHAKMEAYRKQKS from the coding sequence ATGACGAACATGCCCCCGAATTTAACTTCTAAGCTCCGCACTGATATTGTTCAAGCACCTTCAGCGATTAAAGCGGCCAGTGGCATTACGCTTTTTGGTAAAAAAATTCGCAGTATCATCTATACCATGGACGTCGCTGTAATCGCGAATTGCGATGCTGATGCGATTCTGGCTGTCTATCCGTGGACACCTAATACGCGCATTCTCCAAGCTGTAGCAACGGTGGCTAACGTGCCGATTCTGGCTGGCATCGGCGGCGGGCTAACCAAGGGCTTGCGAGCCGCAACCATTGGCGCTTTTGCGGAAGAAAGCGGTGCTCAGGCCGTTGTGTTAAATGCACCAACTCCGATTGAAACGCTCATCAATGTCAATCGTGTGGTGGACGTTCCAACGATCTATACCATTGTCCGTCATATGGATGATCTTAACGCCCGAATTGATGCCGGTGTCGCGGCCTTTAACATTGCTGGTGGCAAAGAAACCGCCAATCTTGTGGCCGAAGTTCGTGCGGCCATTGACAGCAAGCACCCGAATTTCCCGATTATTGCTTCTGGCGGTAAAACCGATGAGCAGATCACTGCCACGATCGAAGCTGGCGCTAATGCGGTAACATTTGCGGCCTATGGCGTGACGGAAGCGACTTTCCACGCCAAGATGGAGGCCTATCGAAAGCAGAAATCGTAA
- the deoC gene encoding deoxyribose-phosphate aldolase — translation MAKPLAKYIDHTLLKPDATQDQIDEVLAQAKQYGFASVCINPYWVVRAAASLRDTDVNVCTVIGFPLGANTTQTKVFETGQAIDEGAQEIDMVLNIGELKAGHDDHVRADIQAVADMTHAKGGLLKVIIEAVLLTDDEKVTACKLAAAAGADYVKTSTGFAAGGATVHDVALMRKTVGDKLGVKAAGGIHTYAEAKALIDAGADRLGASAGIQILKEAGEA, via the coding sequence ATGGCAAAACCATTGGCAAAGTACATCGATCATACTTTATTGAAACCGGATGCAACACAGGATCAGATTGATGAAGTATTGGCACAAGCAAAACAGTACGGTTTTGCATCAGTTTGTATTAATCCCTATTGGGTTGTTCGGGCGGCGGCTAGTTTGCGCGACACGGATGTGAACGTCTGCACGGTTATCGGCTTTCCTCTCGGGGCAAACACCACCCAGACGAAAGTTTTCGAGACTGGACAGGCAATTGACGAAGGTGCTCAGGAAATCGATATGGTCCTGAATATTGGCGAATTGAAGGCAGGGCATGACGATCATGTTCGTGCTGACATTCAGGCAGTTGCTGATATGACCCATGCCAAAGGTGGTTTGCTAAAAGTGATCATCGAAGCGGTTTTGCTCACGGATGATGAAAAAGTCACGGCTTGCAAGTTAGCAGCTGCGGCGGGCGCTGATTATGTGAAAACATCTACTGGATTTGCAGCAGGCGGCGCGACGGTGCACGATGTCGCTTTGATGCGCAAAACAGTTGGCGATAAACTAGGGGTTAAGGCAGCGGGCGGCATTCACACTTATGCTGAAGCTAAGGCATTGATTGATGCTGGCGCTGATCGTCTTGGTGCCAGTGCAGGGATTCAAATTTTGAAGGAAGCAGGCGAAGCATAA